One genomic window of Nicotiana sylvestris chromosome 10, ASM39365v2, whole genome shotgun sequence includes the following:
- the LOC138879867 gene encoding uncharacterized protein, giving the protein MAENEISSLDHNHPLFLQASDAPGLVLIPLKLTGPENYALWSRAMKLALRGKGKLRFVDGSCVKSMYKGALAEQWEKCNAIVLSWIGSTVSNELMPSIVYASNAKKVWVDFQERFDRSNLTRIYHLWTAIATLRQGTDSVTSYYSKMKDLWDELDIIAPLASCDCEESRPSVELLKNIRLL; this is encoded by the coding sequence ATGGCAGAAAATGAAATCAGCTCACTCGATCATAATCATCCATTGTTTTTGCAAGCTTCAGATGCTCCTGGATTAGTCTTAATTCCGCTCAAGCTCACAGGCCCAGAAAATTACGCACTGTGGAGCAGGGCGATGAAATTGGCACTCCGAGGAAAGGGCAAGCTTAGATTTGTGGATGGATCGTGTGTAAAAAGTATGTATAAAGGTGCGTTAGCAGAGCAATGGGAAAAATGTAATGCAATTGTTCTATCGTGGATTGGTAGCACTGTTTCAAATGAGTTGATGCCTAGTATTGTCTATGCATCGAATGCAAAGAAGGTATGGGTTGACTTCCAGGAAAGGTTTGATAGGTCAAATTTAACTAGGATATATCATCTTTGGACTGCTATTGCGACCTTGAGACAAGGAACAGACTCGGTCACTAGCTATTACTCGAAGATGAAGGATCTATGGGATGAACTGGACATCATAGCACCTTTGGCTTCATGTGACTGTGAGGAGTCTAGGCCTTCAGTGGAACTTCTGAAAAACATTCGTTTATTATAG